CCCGAAGCGAACGTCCCAAGTTATGGCTGTCAATGGGATCGCTCTTGTGCATTTGTTTTTTGTGTTGTAGGTACATCTGCCGGATTTACCACAATGTTTTTATTCCCAGTCTTTCCAAATGAAAGTGTACCGATAATCCACAAAAACCTGCTTTATAAACAGAATAATAAGTAGCCTTGGGGAAGTTACGTATAAGATACTCGGATAACACCTCTGCCTGAGGTGGTTAATTAAAGGTCTTGTGATGTAATTCTTGTGTAAAAACAGAAACATTCCAACTCTTTAGGTGAACGTCTAAACCAACATAAATGTTTTGTCCTTCAAGATTTGATGCTTTACTTTGTGTTTGCATAAGTTGCTTTATTTTATATGGTTAAGTTTGAATCTCAAAATATAATACTCTTGTAACTTATGCTTCTCTCCTAGCTCCATCTTTTAATTACAAACATAGTGGACTTCTTCTTTCATCAGAATGGCAGAAGCTATATGCAACCATTGGTGTCCACTAAAAAATTGCAAAAGATCTTTTAAAATATTGAAAGTTAGATAGTTACAGCGCTTTAAAGGGTGCGACGATTTCAATTTATCTTTGTATTGATATTCAATACGATATGCATAAAGAGAAGTTCGTTTTCGCCCAATTAGTCGAGTTTCTTAATGCCGATAAATTCAGGCACATTGTAGACAAGCACCAAGGAAACCGCTATATCAAGTCTTTTACCTGTTGGAATCAGCTGCTTGTTCTCATGTTCGGACAACTTTGCAACAGAAGGAGTCTGAGAGATTTGGCGATGGCTATCGGTGCGCATAGGGGTAAAGGATATCATCTGGGTTTTGGCAGTGATGTCAAGCTAAGCAATCTTTCCAAGGCAAATACCAATCGGGACTATCGCATTTTTGAAGAGTTTGCCTATTACATGGTTGGCAAAGCTCAATCAAAACGTATGGACAACATCTTCAAGCTTGGAGGTAAAGTCTATGCCTTTGATTCAACGACCATTGACTTATGTATGAACATTTATCAATGGGCTCGTTTCAGAAAGACAAAAGGTGGAGTTAAAATCCATACCCTGTTTGACCTGGAAACTCAGATCCCAATGTTCTTCCATATCACTCCTGCTGCGGTAAATGACGTAAACGCGATGGATGTGATTCCCTATGAACCAGGATCTTTTTATGTGTTTGACCGCGGGTACAACGATTTCAAACGATTGTTTAGAATCAACGAAATCAGGTCATTATTTGTGGTCAGAGCCAAGAACAATCTACAGTGCAAGGCAGTCAGATGGAAGAGAAGGATGCCGAAAAATATCCTTTCAGATTCCGTGGTGACATTCACTGGTTACATGAGCGAAAGGCATTATCCGAAGCCCATACGAAGAATTGTCTTCTACGACGAAGAGCAAGACCGAGTGTTTACATTCCTAACCAATGCTTTTAGTCTTGATGCTTTGCAAGTCGTGCTGCTTTACAAGAACAGATGGCAGATCGAGCTGTTTTTCAAGTGAATGAAGCAACACCTCAATATCCAAAAGTTTTGGGGCGTAACTGAGAATGCTGTCAGGATCCAGATTTACTCGGCTATTACCGCCTACTGCTTGGTAGCTATTGTGCATCATGACTTGAAGATGGAATGCTCCATCTACGAAATGCTTCAGATTCTCAGCATGTCACTAACGGACAAAGCCAACATAAATGATTTGCTCAACAAATCTAACTTCAACAATTTCAATGAACGATGCGGTTCAAGTGAACCAAGTTTATTTGCTTTTTAATATTTATACAGTGCCGTTTTTTTAGTGGACACTAGTGATATGCAACCTCAAGTGAGAAGAAATATTTGATTATATTATCCCTTTTATGCATTGATTACCAGTTATTTCAAAAGATCTTCTATGTCATTATTAAGTTCTTTGGGCTTGATGTTCGGAGCAAAACGTTTTACCGGAACGCCGTCTTTATTAATCAGAAATTTTTCAAAATTCCAGCGAATATCATTTTTACCCTGTAGAGGAAGGGTTGATTTTAAGTAAGCATACAGCGGATTTGTATCCATACCGTTTACTTCAATTTTCTCAAACATCGGGAAGGTAACGCCATATTTTACCATACAAAACTGCTTGATTTGTTCAGATGTACCTGGCTCCTGGTTGGCAAACTGATTACAAGGAAATCCAAGCACTACAAACCCTTTATTTTTATATGTTTTATACAGTTGTTCTAGTCCTGCATACTGTGGAGTAAATCCACACTTACTGGCTGTATTAACGATTAATACTACTTTTCCCTTATAGTCGCTTAAAGGAATTTTTTGCCCATTGATATTGTTCATTTGAAACCGGTATATATTCTGTACCCGGTTTGTTTGCCCATTCATAACAGTTACAGATAATAACAGCATGAAAGGGATCATTGTTTTTATATACATTGTCTTCATTGTTTCTTTGTTTTAAAATTTACGATTTTGATAATAACCACTCTATGTCTTCTACTAACCTTTCAGGAGAAGTTGCAGGTGAATACCTTTTATATGGAATGCCATTCCTGTCGATCAGAAATTTTGTGAAATTCCATTTGATTCTACTCCCCAACGTACCTTTAAGTTCTTTTTTTAGGTATTTATATATAGGATGAGCATTTTTCCCATTTACTTCAATCTTCTCAAACATCGGAAAGGTTACGTCATATTTCATCGTACAGAATTGCTTGATTTGTTCTGAAGTACCAGGCTCCTGATTGGCAAACTGATTGCAAGGAAATCCAAGGATCACAAGCCCTTGATCTTTGTATGTTTTATACAGTTGTTCAAGTCCTTCATATTGCGGTGTAAATCCACACTTGCTGGCTGTATTAACCACCAAAACCACCTTCCCCTTATATTCATCCATGCTGGTTTCTCTTTTCTGCATGTTGACAGCATTCATTTGATAAAACATTGAGTCCATCTATTTTTTATATTAGATTTATCTTGTGCCTCTACAGGGTTTCAATCCGTATGTCCTATTTCCATCACTATACAAGACTTAGTTCATGTATTTGGTCTTTAATTTAGTAAGGAGTTCATGAAATTGTTCATGGACTCCATGACCCACTACATTTTCTTCAATTTGTTCGAATTTTTCACTTATTTCTTTTTGTGTTTGTTGTGAGAGCCGTTGGTTGGCCATGACAAAGAGAATATTTTCTTCTTTCAGAATATGATTCTGCATTAAAGCAATATAACTTGACATGGCTCCGGCAATGGCTTCGGCAGATGTGTCATGATCTGTTTCCCAGTTATGTGTACCGTCTTGTATGGCTTGAATATAGGCTCTGCCCTGTGTGTGTTCATAAAGCATGACGCCGACAGGCCCATTTTCTGAAGGAATTCCGACTGCAACCAGTTCCGGGAATAAGACAGTTTCTTCCTTCCCGTGATGACATTTGTCTGCAAAAGTTTTCAAGAAGTTGACAATATCTTCAATGTCTTTGAGCTCAACCGCTTTATTGTGTCGAAGGTTTTCGACGATTTTATTCATAATAGCAAGCATGAGTTTGATGGCGTTATGTTCCTGAATTAATTCTTCTGTTGGTTTCATTGTTTTGATATTTAATAGCTTGTCTGATATATATATATTGTATCTTATTCTTTGTCTGTAAAAAGTAACGTGTAATTTGCGTGGCGGGCAATAAAAATAGCGGGTAGGTTTTCGGTAACTGGATCAGGATGCAACATAGCGTGGATCAGATGTTGCTTTTCTGTTCCAA
The sequence above is drawn from the Microbacter margulisiae genome and encodes:
- a CDS encoding glutathione peroxidase, coding for MNGQTNRVQNIYRFQMNNINGQKIPLSDYKGKVVLIVNTASKCGFTPQYAGLEQLYKTYKNKGFVVLGFPCNQFANQEPGTSEQIKQFCMVKYGVTFPMFEKIEVNGMDTNPLYAYLKSTLPLQGKNDIRWNFEKFLINKDGVPVKRFAPNIKPKELNNDIEDLLK
- a CDS encoding glutathione peroxidase, which codes for MFYQMNAVNMQKRETSMDEYKGKVVLVVNTASKCGFTPQYEGLEQLYKTYKDQGLVILGFPCNQFANQEPGTSEQIKQFCTMKYDVTFPMFEKIEVNGKNAHPIYKYLKKELKGTLGSRIKWNFTKFLIDRNGIPYKRYSPATSPERLVEDIEWLLSKS
- a CDS encoding hemerythrin domain-containing protein codes for the protein MKPTEELIQEHNAIKLMLAIMNKIVENLRHNKAVELKDIEDIVNFLKTFADKCHHGKEETVLFPELVAVGIPSENGPVGVMLYEHTQGRAYIQAIQDGTHNWETDHDTSAEAIAGAMSSYIALMQNHILKEENILFVMANQRLSQQTQKEISEKFEQIEENVVGHGVHEQFHELLTKLKTKYMN